One Deltaproteobacteria bacterium genomic window carries:
- the lysA gene encoding diaminopimelate decarboxylase, with amino-acid sequence MHHFEARRGELHCEGVPLRRIAESVGTPAYVYSHATLSHHYRVFDEAFGGIPHIVCYSMKANSNGSVIRTFTNLGGGVDIVSGGELARALAAGAPPAKIVYSGVGKQVFEIEEALRRGILMFNVESREELETIDAVAGRMRKRAPIALRVNPDVDPRTHPYISTGLKKNKFGIHIDQAIRDYEWAARRRHIEVVGVDCHIGSQLTDVSPFVDAARRVRALVEKLLGKGIGIRLIDIGGGLGITYNDELPPHPKQYADAVVQAFSGLPVTLVLEPGRVLVGNAGVLLTRVLYTKGAASLQGNGKKHFFIVDAAMNDLARPSLYGSYHAVVAVGRAPAKRTVADVVGPICESGDFLAKDRRLPLYRSGDLIAVMSAGAYGFSMSSNYNSRPRAAEVMVSGTKFEVVREREPARDLAKGERTASFLAGRGKPKGRLL; translated from the coding sequence ATGCATCATTTCGAGGCAAGGCGTGGAGAGCTGCATTGCGAGGGCGTGCCGCTGCGGAGGATCGCCGAATCCGTGGGCACCCCCGCGTACGTATACAGCCACGCTACGCTCTCCCATCATTACCGGGTTTTCGACGAGGCGTTCGGCGGGATTCCCCACATCGTGTGCTATTCCATGAAGGCGAACTCCAACGGATCGGTGATACGCACTTTCACGAACCTCGGCGGCGGTGTGGACATAGTATCGGGAGGCGAGCTCGCGCGGGCGCTGGCGGCGGGCGCCCCGCCGGCGAAGATCGTATATTCGGGGGTGGGAAAGCAGGTTTTCGAGATCGAGGAGGCGCTTCGCCGCGGCATCCTGATGTTCAACGTGGAATCGCGCGAGGAGCTGGAGACGATCGACGCGGTGGCCGGCCGGATGCGGAAGCGGGCGCCGATCGCCCTAAGGGTGAACCCGGACGTCGATCCCAGGACCCATCCGTACATATCGACGGGACTGAAAAAAAACAAGTTCGGGATCCACATCGACCAGGCGATCCGGGACTACGAATGGGCGGCACGGAGACGGCACATCGAGGTCGTCGGCGTCGATTGCCACATCGGCTCGCAGCTAACTGACGTCTCGCCGTTCGTCGACGCAGCCCGGAGGGTCCGGGCGCTTGTGGAAAAGCTGCTTGGAAAAGGGATCGGGATCCGCCTGATCGACATAGGCGGCGGTCTCGGGATCACCTACAACGACGAGCTTCCCCCGCATCCGAAGCAGTACGCGGACGCCGTAGTGCAGGCCTTTTCCGGGCTTCCCGTCACCCTCGTGCTGGAGCCGGGCAGGGTGCTCGTCGGAAATGCCGGGGTGCTGCTCACCCGCGTGCTGTACACCAAGGGCGCCGCCTCCCTCCAGGGGAACGGGAAGAAGCACTTTTTCATCGTCGACGCCGCGATGAACGACCTCGCCCGGCCCTCCCTTTACGGGTCGTACCACGCCGTCGTGGCCGTGGGGCGCGCTCCGGCGAAACGGACCGTCGCCGACGTCGTCGGGCCCATTTGCGAGTCCGGCGACTTCCTCGCAAAGGACCGGAGGCTTCCGCTCTACCGGTCGGGGGACCTCATCGCGGTCATGAGCGCCGGGGCGTACGGGTTTTCCATGTCGTCCAATTACAATTCCCGGCCCCGGGCGGCCGAGGTGATGGTATCGGGCACGAAGTTCGAAGTGGTCCGTGAAAGGGAGCCCGCCCGGGACCTCGCGAAGGGCGAAAGAACGGCGTCTTTCCTGGCGGGACGCGGGAAACCGAAGGGGCGGCTTTTGTAG
- a CDS encoding 4-hydroxy-tetrahydrodipicolinate synthase has translation MFHGAIVATVTPFLNGKVDRKSLRKLVEFQIRNGTDGIVPCGTTGESATLSHDEHRAVIDIVVESAGGRVPVIAGTGSNNTKEAIELTRYAKKAGADAALVITPYYNKPTQEGLYRHFRAVAESADIPLVLYNVPGRTGVNMAAETVARLAEVKNIVGVKEASGNLGQVCDILRSTPRKFCLLSGDDGLFFPMMALGAKGVISVASNVAPKSMADLYDAFVLGEVSRAREIHYRLWPLFHVLFIETNPIPAKTALAMMKMIGEEFRLPLCPMSDGGRKKLASVLSDLRLV, from the coding sequence ATGTTTCACGGGGCCATCGTTGCGACGGTAACGCCGTTCCTGAACGGGAAGGTCGACAGGAAGTCGCTCAGGAAACTGGTGGAGTTCCAGATCAGGAACGGCACGGACGGAATAGTTCCGTGCGGCACCACCGGGGAATCCGCGACCCTTTCGCACGACGAGCACAGGGCGGTCATAGACATCGTGGTTGAGTCAGCCGGCGGCCGGGTGCCCGTGATCGCGGGAACGGGTTCGAACAACACGAAGGAAGCGATCGAACTGACCCGCTACGCGAAGAAGGCCGGCGCCGACGCCGCGCTCGTAATAACCCCGTATTACAACAAGCCCACGCAGGAGGGACTCTACCGCCACTTCCGCGCGGTCGCGGAATCGGCCGATATCCCGCTGGTCCTCTATAACGTGCCGGGACGCACCGGTGTGAACATGGCGGCGGAAACGGTCGCGAGGCTTGCCGAAGTGAAGAACATCGTGGGGGTGAAGGAGGCGTCCGGGAACCTGGGGCAGGTGTGCGACATCCTCAGGTCGACTCCCAGGAAATTCTGCCTTCTCTCCGGGGACGACGGTCTCTTCTTCCCGATGATGGCGCTCGGCGCGAAGGGAGTGATCTCGGTCGCGTCGAACGTGGCGCCCAAGTCCATGGCGGACCTCTACGACGCGTTCGTCCTGGGGGAGGTCTCGCGCGCACGCGAGATCCATTACCGCCTCTGGCCGTTGTTCCACGTCCTGTTCATCGAGACGAATCCGATTCCCGCGAAAACGGCCCTCGCGATGATGAAGATGATCGGCGAG
- a CDS encoding diaminopimelate epimerase yields the protein MKKEIPFSKLNGSGNDFLVIDNRDGIMRGIDLTAFVPKVCDRSRSLGADGVICIEKSRRADFRWRFFNADGSRAEMCGNGGRCAARFAVERKIAGESLSFETDAGLVRADVSGRRVKLQMTKPHGLALSQRLTLGGKKIEYSFLDTGVPHAVLFVPELEKIDLMGTGRGVRTHRAFAPRGTNVNFVQVKKGEVRVRTYERGVEGETLACGTGAVATGILCALHGRATPPVPVHTRGGEVLTIHFDAEKEGFGEVCLEGDTSWSCDGIMYREAYRY from the coding sequence ATGAAAAAAGAGATACCGTTTTCGAAACTCAACGGCAGCGGGAACGATTTCCTGGTGATCGACAACCGCGACGGGATCATGCGCGGGATCGACCTTACCGCGTTCGTTCCGAAGGTCTGCGACCGCTCCCGTTCTCTCGGGGCCGACGGCGTGATCTGCATCGAGAAGTCGCGCCGCGCCGATTTCCGCTGGCGGTTCTTCAACGCCGACGGCTCCCGCGCCGAGATGTGCGGCAACGGTGGCCGTTGCGCCGCCCGCTTCGCCGTGGAGAGGAAGATCGCGGGCGAATCGCTCTCTTTCGAGACGGACGCCGGCCTCGTACGGGCGGATGTTTCCGGGCGGCGTGTCAAGCTCCAGATGACGAAGCCTCACGGTCTCGCATTGTCGCAGCGTCTCACGCTGGGCGGGAAGAAGATCGAATACTCGTTCCTCGATACCGGCGTTCCCCACGCGGTCCTGTTCGTGCCCGAGCTGGAAAAGATCGATCTTATGGGGACCGGAAGAGGAGTCCGAACCCATCGGGCCTTCGCCCCCCGCGGGACAAACGTGAACTTCGTCCAGGTGAAGAAGGGGGAAGTGCGGGTCCGCACCTACGAGCGCGGCGTGGAGGGTGAAACGCTCGCGTGCGGGACGGGCGCGGTGGCGACGGGGATACTTTGCGCGCTGCACGGCCGCGCGACGCCTCCCGTGCCGGTCCATACCCGCGGCGGCGAGGTGCTGACGATCCATTTCGATGCGGAGAAGGAGGGATTCGGGGAGGTCTGCCTTGAGGGGGACACCTCGTGGTCCTGCGACGGAATCATGTACAGGGAAGCCTATCGGTATTAG